In Eubalaena glacialis isolate mEubGla1 chromosome 4, mEubGla1.1.hap2.+ XY, whole genome shotgun sequence, one DNA window encodes the following:
- the DCP2 gene encoding m7GpppN-mRNA hydrolase isoform X3 encodes MTPKSKLGLAPNKFFMAIPFIRPLRDWLSRRFGDSSDSDNGFSSAGSTPAKPTVEKLSRTKFRHSQQLFPEGSPGDQWVKHRQPLQQKPYNNNHSEMSDLLKAKSQSMRGNGRKQYQESPNQKKRTNGVHSQPGKQQNPLMKCEKKLHPRKLQDTFETDAVYDLPCSGEDQLLEHAEGQSVACNGRCKFPFSSRAFLSFKFDHNAIMKILDL; translated from the exons ATGACCCCAAAATCCAAACTTGGTTTGGCACCAAACAAATTTTTTATGGCCATTCCTTTTATCAG ACCATTAAGGGACTGGCTTTCTCGAAGATTTGGCGATTCCTCAGATAGCGACAATGGATTTTCCTCAGCTGGTAGCACACCAGCTAAACCCACTGTGGAAAAATTGAG TCGAACCAAATTCCGCCACAGTCAGCAATTATTTCCTGAAGGTTCTCCCGGTGACCAGTGGGTAAAGCACAGGcaaccactgcaacaaaaaccaTATAATAATAATCATTCTGAAATGTCTGACCTTTTAAAAGCAAAG AGTCAAAGTATGAGGGGAAATGGCAGAAAACAGTATCAAGAGTCAcctaatcaaaagaaaagaacaaatgggGTCCACAGCCAGCCAGGCAAGCAGCAGAATCCCTTGATG aaatgtgaaaaaaaacttCATCCACGAAAGCTTCAGGATACTTTTGAAACAG aTGCTGTATATGACTTACCTTGCTCCGGTGAAGACCAGTTGCTAGAACATGCCGAGGGCCAGTCTGTGGCATGTAATGGACGTTGCAAGTTCCCCTTTTCATCCAGAGCCTTTTTGAGTTTCAAGTTTGACCATAATGCTATAATGAAAATCTTGGACCTTTGA